In Eleutherodactylus coqui strain aEleCoq1 chromosome 4, aEleCoq1.hap1, whole genome shotgun sequence, the following are encoded in one genomic region:
- the LOC136626459 gene encoding uncharacterized protein, which translates to MSRSRLQCTKLTVAMQKPHKAAATKANLTAILFGGLTDKENDPKMAAVGTKGALGPHNSRKRVRARALSSPGAEDAARPSSSKKAALQTHSKPRPPSTRMSPRLRGGGRGSADTGAIPSSNRDYILFSPTLQASILEKQSRPWRRGRADLSVSVLAPPSGLERSLLDGSLSTTGHGPHMAVPAELADKLLLESWGLPKAVLDKYASLGVVQMFEWQAECLMKGQVLEGKNLVYSAPTSAGKTLVAELLILKRVLETRKKAIFILPFVSVAKEKTFYLQVMWTTLQRCRGVSALALMMMMMMMMMGIVVS; encoded by the exons ATGAGCAGGAGCCGCCTGCAATGCACTAAGTTAACCGTGGCGATGCAGAAGCCACACAAAGCAGCGGCTACAAAGGCCAACCTGACCGCCATCTTGTTTGGGGGATTGACAGACAAGGAAAATGATCCCAAGATGGCAGCGGTGGGCACGAAAGGAGCCTTGGGTCCCCACAACAGCCGCAAACGGGTCCGCGCTCGCGCCCTCTCCAGCCCTGGCGCTGAGGATGCCGCACGCCCCTCTAGTTCTAAGAAAGCAGCGCTCCAAACACACAGCAAACCACGACCTCCAAGTACCAGAATGTCTCCACGACTGCGAGGCGGTGGCAGGGGGTCAGCTGATACCGGCGCCATTCCCAGCTCTAATAGAGACTACATCCTGTTCAGCCCAACGCTGCAGGCATCCATCCTGGAGAAGCAGAGCAGACCGTGGCGCCGCGGCCGTGCCGACCTCTCCGTGTCCGTGCTGGCGCCTCCTTCTGGTCTGGAGCGCTCGCTGCTGGACGGCAGCCTGTCTACAACCG GACATGGACCCCACATGGCAGTGCCAGCTGAGCTGGCAGACAAGCTGCTGCTGGAGAGCTGGGGGCTGCCCAAAGCCGTCCTGGACAAGTATGCCAGCCTCGGGGTGGTGCAGATGTTCGAGTGGCAGGCGGAATGTCTGATGAAGGGTCAGGTGCTTGAAGGGAAGAACctggtgtattctg CTCCTACAAGTGCTGGGAAGACGCTGGTGGCCGAACTGCTCATCCTCAAGAGAGTCCTGGAGACGCGCAAGAAAGCCATCTTTATTCTGCCCTTTGTCTCTGTGGCCAAAGAAAAGACCTTTTACTTGCAGGTAATGTGGACCACTCTCCAACG GTGTCGGGGTGTCTCTGCTCTTgcactgatgatgatgatgatgatgatgatgatgggtaTTGTGGTCTCATAA